One window from the genome of Mauremys mutica isolate MM-2020 ecotype Southern chromosome 4, ASM2049712v1, whole genome shotgun sequence encodes:
- the LOC123368246 gene encoding galanin receptor 2a-like codes for MTFNSSAGNSSSSVLSDLFLLQSRRLFASIYFLIFLLGMPGNVLLLLVLIPDLMRTGASHVSRLTGPLLVNIALLDLLFFLYVVPVMFGNVLFKGWPLGYVVCVTYNSLSLSIIFADFYSLLAVSLLRYVAVIHPTRTMAVSQRLIAWACVFIWTLGFLFSIPLWIHYTTVEVEGETYCVNQMPKQQLALYFRLLGGLAFLPPMLLMILCYSSIIFTLWVRRGLAVHTASSLQVNRRATVMALVTVVTFVVMWVPYWLVVFLTKDDELLTTGPIYLASNLTTLLAYANRCVNPIICFSLSSQCQAGLRKLVRRTGCCLEPGCSKDPVRMEAVGGEGGAL; via the coding sequence ATGACCTTCAACTCCAGTGCAGGGAACAGCTCCAGCTCTGTGCTGAGTgacctcttcctcctccaatCCAGGAGGCTCTTTGCTTCCATCTACTTTCTCATTTTCCTGCTGGGCATGCCTGGGAATGTCCTGCTGCTCCTGGTCCTGATCCCAGACCTCATGAGGACTGGTGCCAGCCATGTCTCCCGCCTGACCGGGCCCCTGCTGGTCAATATTGCTCTCCTGgacctcctcttcttcctctatGTCGTCCCGGTGATGTTTGGCAACGTGCTCTTCAAGGGCTGGCCCTTGGGCTACGTGGTGTGCGTCACCTACAACAGCCTATCCCTCTCCATCATCTTTGCCGATTTCTACAGCCTGCTGGCAGTCTCCCTGCTGCGCTACGTGGCTGTGATCCACCCCACGCGCACCATGGCTGTGTCCCAGAGGCTCATCGCCTGGGCCTGTGTGTTTATATGGACGCTTGGCTTTCTCTTCTCCATCCCCTTATGGATTCACTACACAACagtggaggtggagggggagacGTACTGCGTGAACCAAATGCCCAAGCAGCAATTGGCTCTTTACTTCAGGCTCCTGGGGGGCTTGGCGTTTCTCCCCCCCATGCTACTGATGATCCTCTGCTACTCCAGCATCATCTTCACTCTGTGGGTTAGAAGGGGGCTGGCCGTCCACACGGCCTCCAGCCTCCAGGTTAACAGGCGTGCCACGGTCATGGCTCTGGTCACCGTGGTGACCTTTGTGGTTATGTGGGTGCCCTACTGGCTGGTGGTTTTCCTCACGAAGGATGATGAGTTGCTCACCACAGGCCCCATATATTTGGCGTCCAACCTGACCACCTTGCTGGCCTATGCCAACCGCTGCGTCAACCCCATCATCTGCTTCAGCCTCTCCAGCCAATGTCAGGCTGGGCTGAGGAAGCTTGTGAGGCGGACGGGGTGCTGCCTCGAGCCAGGGTGCTCCAAGGACCCGGTCAGGATGGAAGCTGTGGGTGGCGAGGGAGGAGCACTGTAG
- the LOC123369051 gene encoding C-C chemokine receptor type 1-like: MDFPATTAVVFLASNSTLNDTTTHSTEHSFLGLTVRQLRYVFAAFCSLILLVGLVGNLLMLLVLIEGLQSSSSSSHISTLTSTLMINITISDLLFLLYNVTVLLLTFLQEDWQMGVAVCVSSQSLSMWTMFCSFYSMVATSILRYVAVVHPTCSFSTSKVQRLLLCMSMWLLGFFISIPNWLHQRVMVVGDTHYCVLLLTPEQTFLYFLLFGGIAFLPFVLLMLLCYSRIVQSLWCRSTHVVHSSGSTQLNQKATVMILTMVMVFVLMWIPCSVVIYLSATHRLSQTPAAFVASSLAMVLAYSNCSVSPLICFSLSDQFRSSLKKLLFRRGAR, from the coding sequence ATGGATTTCCCAGCCACCACAGCCGTTGTCTTCCTTGCCTCCAACAGCACCCTGAACGACACCACCACACACAGCACAGAACACAGCTTCCTTGGCTTGACCGTGAGGCAGCTCAGATACGtctttgctgctttctgcagCCTGATCTTGTTAGTTGGTCTTGTAGGAAACCTGTTGATGCTGCTGGTCCTGATCGAGGGtctccagagcagcagcagcagcagccacatcTCCACCTTGACCAGCACCCTCATGATCAACATCACCATCTCTGACCTGCTCTTCCTCCTCTACAATGTCACGGTGTTGCTGCTGACTTTTCTCCAGGAGGACTGGCAGATGGGGGTGGCCGTCTGTGTCAGCAGCCAGAGTCTCTCCATGTGGACTATGTTCTGCAGCTTTTACAGCATGGTGGCCACATCCATCCTGCGCTACGTGGCCGTGGTCCATCCCACCTGCTCCTTCTCCACCAGTAAGGTCCAGAGGCTCCTGCTGTGTATGAGCATGTGGCTTTTGGGCTTCTTCATCTCCATCCCCAATTGGCTGCACCAAAGGGTCATGGTGGTTGGAGACACCCATTACTGCGTGCTCCTCCTGACCCCAGAGCAAACCTTCCTGTACTTCCTCCTCTTCGGGGGCATTGCCTTTCTCCCCTTTGTGCTGCTGATGCTCCTGTGCTACTCCAGGATTGTCCAGTCCCTCTGGTGCCGGAGCACCCACGTGGTCCATTCGTCAGGGAGCACCCAACTCAACCAGAAGGCCACTGTCATGATACTGACCATGGTGATGGTCTTTGTGCTGATGTGGATACCTTGTTCTGTGGTGATCTACCTCTCTGCCACTCACCGCCTCTCTCAGACGCCTGCGGCTTTCGTAGCCTCCAGCTTGGCCATGGTGCTAGCCTACTCCAACTGCTCCGTGAGCCCCCTCATCTGCTTCTCCCTTTCGGACCAGTTTCGGAGCAGCCTGAAAAAGCTGCTCTTTCGGAGAGGCGCCAGGTGA